The Chryseobacterium glaciei DNA window GAAACAATACAATCGCTTTAGGTTCATCAGATATTACAATCTATGAAATGCTTGGGGCTTATAGTACTTTTGCTAACTACGGAAATCACAACAAACCGGAAATGATCTGGAGAATTGAAGATGCCAACGGTAGAGTGATAAAAGAAGTAAATGTAGAACCAAAAGAAGTAATGAACCCGCTATACGCTTACACCATGATTGAATTAATGAAAGGTGTTGCACAATACGGAACCGCTTCCGGTGAATTGGGAAGAAGAGGAATCTCAAAAGCGGTGGAAATTGCTGCTAAAACAGGTACAACGCAGAATAACTCCGATGGTTGGTTTATGGGAATTACTCCAAAACTGGCAACAGGAGCTTGGGTTGGATGGGAAGACAGAGCAACCCACTTTTTAGGAACAGGAGAAGGCCAGGGAGCAAAAATGGCTTTACCAATCTGGGCGATCTTTATGAAGAAAGTTTGGGCTGATAAAACATTAGGAATTTCACCTGATGACAAATTCATAAAACCTTCCGATTGGAAAGACGGATGTTCCGGCTTAAAAGGTATTAGCGGAGGTTATGGTGATGATGGAGGTCTTCAAACGATTGACGAGATCAAAAATCCGAAACCCGTAGACCATACCCCTAAAAACAATTCACAAAAGAAAGATGAAAATGTTAATGAAAACCTACACTCCGGAGAAGAGGTAGATTTCAATAAATAAATTCTCTTTTAGAAATACACAAGACCTTTCAATTATTTGGAAGGTCTTTTCTTTTATTATTAATAACTTTGATTCATGAATATCGAAAACATCAAACAACCTTTTATAAAAATTTTTCCTGGAGATTTTTCCGGCAATACCATTCAAAGAAATACTCCAAAAGTTTTATTTTCAACAGTAGATCCTGTCGGTTTTGAAAAGCCTGAATTGATTGTTTTTAATGAAAAACTTTCGGAAGAAATAGGATTAGGAAAATTTGAAGAAAAGGATCTGGATTTTCTTGTTGGAAATAATATTCCTGAAAATATTCAAACTTATGCAACGGCTTACGCAGGACATCAATTTGGAAACTGGGCAGGCCAATTAGGTGATGGAAGAGCAATTTTAGCAGGTGAAATCACAAATGATTCCAGTAAAAAAACAGAAATCCAATGGAAAGGAGCCGGCGCAACACCCTACTCCAGACATGCAGATGGAAGAGCTGTGTTGAGATCTTCCGTTCGCGAATACTTGATGAGTGAAGCGATGTTTCATTTGGGAGTTCCTACAACAAGAGCACTAAGCCTTTCTTTCACCGGAGAAGATGTAGTAAGGGATATGATGTACAGTGGAAATCCTCAGAAAGAAAAAGGCGCAGTTGTCGTAAGAACAGCAGAAAGCTTCCTTCGCTTTGGACATTTTGAATTGATGTCTGCTCAACAAGAATATGACACCTTATACAAGCTTGTTAATTTCACCATTGATAATTACTATCCCGAAATAACTTCCGAAGGAATTCAAAAATATAAAGACTTTTTTGAAAGCGTTTGTAAAAAAACAGCCGATCTTATGGTCGAATGGTTCAGGGTTGGCTTTGTTCACGGTGTAATGAATACAGATAATATGTCAATTTTAGGATTGACAATTGATTATGGACCTTATTCTATGATGGATGAATATGATTTAAATTTCACTCCCAACACAACAGACTTGCCTGGAAGAAGATATGCTTTCGGAAAGCAAGGCCAGATATCGCAATGGAATCTTTGGCAACTAGCCAATGCACTACATCCAATCATAAAAGATGAACAGTTTTTAGAAAAAACATTAAATGAGTTTGGAGATTATTTCTGGAAATCTCATGACAATATTCTTTGTAAGAAATTTGGCTTTGATCAATTACTTGATGGTGATGAAGAGTTTTTCACAAACTGGCAAGGATTGATGCAGGAATTAAAGTTAGACTATACTCTATTTTTCAATCAATTAGAAAAAATTGATGATGAAAATGATTTGAAATTTTTATTTGAAAGAGTTTCGTACATTTTTTTAGACACTGAAAAACTTTTAAAAATTGAGAATTTCATAAATACATATAAAGCTAGAATTGGTAGAAATTTAATTTCAAATGAAGAATCTATCAACCTAATGAAGAAAACAAATCCAAAATTCATTTTAAGAAATTTTCTACTATATCAATGTATAGAAGAAATTAATATAGGAAAAACTAATATTCTTGATAAATTAATAACAGCATTAGAAAACCCTTATAAAGAAATTAATTCTGAATTCTCCATAAAGAGGCCTTCAGAATATGATGATATATCGGGATGTTCGATGCTTTCGTGTAGCTCTTAAGTTTATTAATAATCCATTAATATAGTATTTAGTGTGAGTTTTTTTCATCATTAAGCTTTTTTTGTTATATTTACATAAAATAAAAAATATCATGAAAAAACTTCTACTATCTCTAAGCTTACTTCTTACTGGGGCAGCTACGCAAGCTCAAACAGTATTATTAAATGAGGACTTTGAATCTTATACAAATTTTGCAATTACAGGGTTTGGGAGCTGGCTTACTCTAGATTTAGACGCCTTAACTACTTATACCGGAGGAGGTGACCCAACTTGGGATAATGCTGGTGAAGCAATGGCTTATCAAATTTTCAATCCTTCAGTGGCTGGCGTAACAAATCAAGCAACTCCAACTACTGCTGATCCTGAAACTAGAAATTTTGATCCTCACAGTGGGTTAAAATATGCTGCTTCTTGGGCTGCTGTTCCAGTTGGCACTGTCACAGCAAACAACGATTGGCTTATATCTCCAGCAGTCACATTAGGCGCAAGCAATAATTTATTATCTCTATGGACGAAAGCAATGTCTTCAACATATACTCCGGAAAGATATAGAATAGGAGTTTATGTAGGTAGTGGAACACCAACTGCCGTCGCAAATTTCACAATTATCTCGGGAGCAAGTCCATTAACTGCAACGCCCCTAACTTGGCAACGCATAAGCTATGCACTTGATGCATACGCTGGGCAAACTATAAGAATTGGTATTCAATGTATATCTGCGGATAAATATATGTTCATGGTTGATGATGTAAGAATCACTACTGGATCTCTTGGAACAAGTGAAGCAACAAAAGCTAAAACAACAAATATTTACCCTAACCCAACAAAAGGAGAAATCAACATCAAAACTGATAAAAAGATTAAATCTTCAACAGTATTGGATTTCTCAGGAAAATCAGTATTGAAATCTACATCTGATAGAGTTGATATTTCTTCTCTTCCAAAAGGAGCATACTTATTACAAGTTGAATTCTCTGACGGAACAACATCTTCAGAAAAAGTAATTAAAGAATAATTATTCACCATATAATCTTTTTAAAGCTCACCAATTTGGTGAGCTTTTTATTTTTACATTTGCAAAAAATTGATAACAAGTGGCTTTCAAATCTAAATTAATTAACCTTTTAAAATTAATATTCCCATCAAGCTTTATTGAATTGGGCATTTTTGCATTTTTCATTATTTGCTATGGAATTTTGGGTTCATATATTGCTCTCAATTACAGAATAATTTTTGACGACAGAATTCCTTGGGATGCCTATTTTAGCTTTGACAACCGCTCAATTATAATGACAGGCGGAAGCTTCGAAAGACATCCTCTAGCCTACTATTTTTTCAATTGGATAAGAGAATTAGCTTTACTCATTTCAGGTGGAAAAACAAACGATACATTTAGACTCACTCTAGCTTGGTTTAGTAATTTAGTCATCAGTTCAAGTATCGTTCAGGTTTTTAAGTATCTCAAAAATATCATCAGCCTTCCATTATTCTTTAGCCTATTAATAACTTTCTTTTTTGGACTATTTTCAACAAACATTATCCTTTCTTTTACTCCCGAAAACTTTACGTATACTTTATTCTTACTGACTCTATTTAATTATTATGCAGCTATAAAAATTAAAAAAGAAGAAAAAATCCCCGCGATACCTCTAATTTTAGCCGGAATTTCTATTGGAGGACTCACTGTCACAAACATTGTAAAAGTTTTTATCCCAGTAGTATTTGAAAAAGGGCTTTTTAAAAATTGGAAGAAATTCGGAAATGCTGTTTTCAGAATAACATTAACCTGCATCTGTTTCATATTATTATACTTAAATAGAATTGATTTTAAGTACAAAACCATCTTTTCAAAGACAAATAGTCAATATGAAAAATTCTCCAATGTAAAATCAACTCCT harbors:
- a CDS encoding protein adenylyltransferase SelO → MNIENIKQPFIKIFPGDFSGNTIQRNTPKVLFSTVDPVGFEKPELIVFNEKLSEEIGLGKFEEKDLDFLVGNNIPENIQTYATAYAGHQFGNWAGQLGDGRAILAGEITNDSSKKTEIQWKGAGATPYSRHADGRAVLRSSVREYLMSEAMFHLGVPTTRALSLSFTGEDVVRDMMYSGNPQKEKGAVVVRTAESFLRFGHFELMSAQQEYDTLYKLVNFTIDNYYPEITSEGIQKYKDFFESVCKKTADLMVEWFRVGFVHGVMNTDNMSILGLTIDYGPYSMMDEYDLNFTPNTTDLPGRRYAFGKQGQISQWNLWQLANALHPIIKDEQFLEKTLNEFGDYFWKSHDNILCKKFGFDQLLDGDEEFFTNWQGLMQELKLDYTLFFNQLEKIDDENDLKFLFERVSYIFLDTEKLLKIENFINTYKARIGRNLISNEESINLMKKTNPKFILRNFLLYQCIEEINIGKTNILDKLITALENPYKEINSEFSIKRPSEYDDISGCSMLSCSS
- a CDS encoding T9SS-dependent choice-of-anchor J family protein — protein: MKKLLLSLSLLLTGAATQAQTVLLNEDFESYTNFAITGFGSWLTLDLDALTTYTGGGDPTWDNAGEAMAYQIFNPSVAGVTNQATPTTADPETRNFDPHSGLKYAASWAAVPVGTVTANNDWLISPAVTLGASNNLLSLWTKAMSSTYTPERYRIGVYVGSGTPTAVANFTIISGASPLTATPLTWQRISYALDAYAGQTIRIGIQCISADKYMFMVDDVRITTGSLGTSEATKAKTTNIYPNPTKGEINIKTDKKIKSSTVLDFSGKSVLKSTSDRVDISSLPKGAYLLQVEFSDGTTSSEKVIKE
- a CDS encoding DUF6080 domain-containing protein; its protein translation is MAFKSKLINLLKLIFPSSFIELGIFAFFIICYGILGSYIALNYRIIFDDRIPWDAYFSFDNRSIIMTGGSFERHPLAYYFFNWIRELALLISGGKTNDTFRLTLAWFSNLVISSSIVQVFKYLKNIISLPLFFSLLITFFFGLFSTNIILSFTPENFTYTLFLLTLFNYYAAIKIKKEEKIPAIPLILAGISIGGLTVTNIVKVFIPVVFEKGLFKNWKKFGNAVFRITLTCICFILLYLNRIDFKYKTIFSKTNSQYEKFSNVKSTPIWDMISSYFFGGNILFPSFIIRDKHNMKGFDFKGLFMDVYTSGIPYIFISILLTLILWSYFRNFKNKFVQILMISFFIDIIIHCIMRFGLHTSYIYGGHFVFVYPLLLGWLFYSYKSSPKILSFLTIILGLLFTYLASSNYLRMTEFFWFLNQYYQ